The following coding sequences lie in one Methylosinus sp. PW1 genomic window:
- a CDS encoding alpha/beta fold hydrolase, with protein MDAIEMSRWLWADRRARAARSEAGPTLNGAKGQFIETRGASLRTLITPQKNGAGDKTLVIVPDPPNVIEQYLPIIDEMSNHARVICVETPGFGQSFVKSGFRFDVPSYCEVFDEFFAQLEIKDAVLDMACLGGFAGVAFSAARPERVRHLMLQQTVSISQAQKWAAGTDRMNLIRRPYVGQIFMRALDHVVARHWYKVAMPPATSAIAPKLAEEAIAGLDRGGCFCLCNAYQALMATPEKPYVASPRKVTIVWGDSDPTHNLVATIGDSLKAFLPEAEFVLFENCGHFPMLENPQRYLPMLRAALDAA; from the coding sequence ATGGACGCAATCGAAATGTCGCGCTGGTTGTGGGCGGATCGGCGCGCGCGCGCCGCTCGCAGCGAGGCGGGGCCGACGCTGAATGGCGCGAAGGGCCAATTCATCGAGACGCGCGGGGCGAGCTTGCGGACGCTGATCACGCCGCAGAAGAACGGCGCGGGCGACAAGACTTTGGTGATCGTGCCAGATCCGCCAAACGTCATCGAGCAATATCTGCCGATCATCGACGAAATGTCGAACCATGCGCGCGTCATCTGTGTGGAAACGCCGGGCTTTGGCCAATCCTTCGTGAAATCGGGATTTCGCTTCGATGTGCCGAGCTATTGCGAGGTCTTCGACGAATTCTTCGCGCAGCTGGAGATAAAGGACGCCGTGCTGGACATGGCCTGTCTCGGCGGCTTCGCGGGCGTCGCCTTCTCGGCGGCGCGGCCCGAACGCGTGCGTCATCTCATGCTGCAGCAGACGGTCTCGATCTCGCAGGCGCAGAAATGGGCGGCGGGAACCGATCGCATGAATCTCATTCGGCGGCCCTATGTCGGGCAGATCTTCATGCGCGCGCTCGATCATGTGGTGGCGCGACATTGGTATAAGGTCGCCATGCCGCCGGCGACCTCCGCCATCGCGCCGAAGCTCGCGGAAGAGGCGATCGCGGGTCTCGATCGCGGCGGCTGCTTTTGCCTCTGCAACGCCTATCAGGCTTTGATGGCGACGCCGGAAAAGCCCTATGTCGCCAGCCCGCGCAAGGTGACGATCGTCTGGGGCGACAGCGATCCCACCCATAATCTCGTGGCGACGATCGGCGATTCGCTGAAGGCGTTTCTGCCGGAGGCCGAATTCGTCCTCTTCGAGAATTGCGGGCATTTTCCCATGCTGGAAAATCCGCAGCGCTATCTGCCCATGCTGCGCGCCGCGCTGGACGCGGCGTAG
- a CDS encoding class I SAM-dependent methyltransferase has product MTDTRYMPEHAARAFDAKTARRQLSLAQLLGARQPKDAFFEMLSRHLHQGTLIIRHNGVDHRFGAGDDAPIVLRVLRDDFFSRVLAFGNLGMGEAFMAQDFEVEDGRLVDCLTMLCRAGLHKKLRSDWSFLLRYAGMLASNRLLSPATNVRRHYDIGEDVFDAFLLDRFQVYSCGYAHSQDDDADLLQQRKLDRICQKLEIEPGQSLLDIGCGKGGMLIHAALNFGARGVGVTNSVAHHARAQENAGKYGVSDRVRFILGDYREIDGSFDRIVSVGMLEHVRAKDYPAYFGAIERLLAPKGRGLVHVIGCNTAINRHDPFIQKYVFPGSDTPKLSAMTTELEKNCLAILDVENMARHYAVTLRRWLEAFRANSGTLDPVRYDTVFKRMWEYYLSCGIASAMAGDQALYQLLFTKDYHAPYRLQRV; this is encoded by the coding sequence ATGACAGATACGAGATATATGCCCGAACATGCCGCGCGCGCTTTCGACGCGAAGACGGCGCGCCGACAGCTTTCGCTCGCGCAGCTATTGGGAGCGCGTCAGCCGAAGGACGCTTTCTTCGAGATGCTGTCGCGCCATCTTCATCAAGGAACGCTGATCATTCGTCACAATGGCGTCGATCATCGCTTCGGCGCCGGCGATGACGCGCCGATCGTGCTGCGCGTGCTGCGCGACGATTTCTTCAGCCGCGTGCTCGCCTTCGGCAATCTCGGCATGGGCGAAGCCTTCATGGCGCAGGATTTCGAGGTCGAGGACGGCCGCCTCGTCGATTGCCTCACAATGCTGTGCCGCGCCGGCCTGCACAAGAAGCTGCGCTCCGATTGGAGCTTTCTGCTTCGCTATGCCGGCATGCTGGCGAGCAATCGCCTGCTGAGCCCGGCGACCAATGTGCGCCGTCACTACGACATAGGCGAAGACGTGTTCGACGCCTTTCTACTCGATCGTTTTCAGGTCTATTCCTGCGGCTATGCGCATTCGCAGGACGACGACGCCGATCTCCTGCAGCAGCGCAAGCTCGATCGCATTTGCCAGAAGCTCGAGATCGAGCCCGGCCAGTCGCTTCTCGATATCGGCTGCGGCAAGGGCGGCATGCTGATTCACGCTGCGCTGAATTTCGGCGCGCGCGGCGTCGGCGTCACCAATAGCGTCGCGCATCATGCGCGGGCGCAGGAAAACGCCGGCAAATATGGCGTCTCCGATCGCGTGCGCTTCATCCTCGGCGACTATCGCGAGATCGACGGCTCTTTCGATCGCATCGTCAGCGTCGGCATGCTCGAGCATGTGCGCGCCAAGGATTATCCCGCCTATTTCGGCGCCATAGAGCGCCTGCTCGCGCCGAAGGGCCGCGGCCTCGTGCATGTCATCGGCTGCAACACGGCGATCAATCGCCATGATCCTTTCATTCAAAAATACGTCTTCCCCGGCTCCGACACGCCGAAGCTCTCCGCGATGACGACAGAGCTCGAGAAGAATTGCCTCGCCATTCTCGACGTCGAGAATATGGCGCGCCATTACGCCGTGACTCTGCGTCGCTGGCTGGAGGCCTTCCGCGCCAATAGCGGAACGCTCGATCCTGTGCGCTACGACACGGTCTTCAAGCGCATGTGGGAATACTACCTCAGCTGCGGAATAGCTTCCGCCATGGCCGGGGACCAGGCGCTCTATCAGCTCCTCTTCACCAAGGATTATCACGCGCCGTACCGGCTGCAGCGCGTCTGA
- a CDS encoding acyl-CoA desaturase, which yields MSKEANQDFARLREQVRRAGYARKLTAIGIAEWLLFIALTAAGVSLVIVSDMLIVKAIGMILVAYGCMGMSTNGHTASHHAISNKPWVNEFIMYFDFPFFLGVSGNYWRHKHVVVHHPNPNVIGVDDDADLLPVFTLNDRDVKKASGLARWWFEHQGYFFPIVLLGNSFGVAFKGWRFLIRELRDDERRNWQSWLDLACMIGHWIVWTIIPIYLFGFANVAMFFVVQMFMMSYVMFALFAPAHYPEEAIQVTKDATRDNYLMLQTATAVNFETGPIGRLLCGGVDFQIEHHLFPWISPRHYPQLAPMLRQFCEEHGYPYRSQGWGIATWKSVVTLFKPKKIEEEFPAVENLPLAAHYQQQSRQRREAEAPLAKAEAARLPEESVTA from the coding sequence ATGTCTAAGGAAGCCAATCAGGATTTCGCGCGGCTGCGGGAGCAGGTCCGCCGCGCAGGATACGCCCGCAAGCTGACCGCCATCGGCATTGCCGAATGGCTGCTGTTCATCGCCCTGACGGCGGCGGGCGTTTCGCTCGTCATCGTCTCGGACATGCTCATCGTCAAGGCGATCGGCATGATCCTCGTCGCCTATGGCTGCATGGGCATGTCGACCAATGGCCACACCGCCTCGCATCATGCGATCAGCAACAAGCCGTGGGTCAATGAGTTCATCATGTATTTCGACTTTCCGTTCTTCCTCGGCGTGTCGGGCAATTATTGGCGCCATAAGCATGTCGTCGTGCATCATCCCAATCCGAACGTCATCGGCGTGGACGACGACGCCGATCTGCTGCCGGTGTTCACGCTCAATGATCGCGACGTGAAGAAGGCCAGCGGACTCGCGCGCTGGTGGTTCGAGCATCAGGGCTATTTCTTCCCCATCGTGCTGCTCGGCAATTCCTTCGGCGTCGCCTTCAAGGGCTGGCGCTTCCTGATCCGCGAGCTGCGCGACGACGAGCGTCGCAACTGGCAGAGCTGGCTCGATCTCGCCTGCATGATCGGACATTGGATCGTGTGGACGATCATTCCGATCTATCTCTTCGGCTTCGCCAATGTCGCAATGTTCTTCGTCGTGCAGATGTTCATGATGTCCTATGTCATGTTCGCGCTCTTTGCTCCGGCGCATTACCCGGAGGAGGCGATCCAGGTGACGAAGGATGCGACGCGCGACAATTATCTGATGCTGCAGACGGCGACGGCGGTGAATTTCGAGACGGGTCCGATCGGCCGGCTGCTGTGCGGCGGCGTCGATTTCCAGATCGAGCATCACCTCTTCCCCTGGATCAGCCCGCGTCACTATCCGCAGCTCGCGCCCATGCTGCGCCAGTTCTGCGAGGAGCACGGCTATCCCTATCGCTCGCAGGGCTGGGGGATCGCGACCTGGAAATCCGTCGTCACCCTCTTCAAGCCGAAGAAGATCGAGGAGGAGTTCCCCGCGGTTGAAAACCTGCCGCTCGCCGCTCACTATCAGCAGCAGAGCCGGCAGCGCCGCGAGGCGGAGGCGCCGCTCGCCAAAGCCGAAGCCGCGAGGCTTCCCGAGGAGAGCGTGACCGCATGA
- a CDS encoding alpha/beta fold hydrolase, which yields MTRAGDGAVETMTIAARDGASLAATLFSPPSGDGPMVVIAGAIAVKQKFYERLARFLAARGCRVLTFDYRGVGASRRFASPGGGLRAWGEQDLAGIIDHAARLAPAEPLRVVSHSVGGQMVGLADNNDRIRAMLAVSTQIGDWRLWPAPRKYALWLMWRALLPIPAAVLGYFPAARLGLGEDLPKDAALEWARWCRSEAYFVDAAGRPFPGCFDRFTGAIRALTIDDDWMAPKPAVEALLKRYSRAHIEPLAIRAERRGMGHFGFFRDPGRPYWDDCARWLLEN from the coding sequence ATGACGAGAGCCGGCGACGGCGCAGTCGAAACGATGACCATCGCCGCGAGAGACGGAGCGTCTCTCGCGGCGACGCTGTTCTCGCCCCCGAGCGGGGACGGACCAATGGTCGTCATCGCCGGCGCCATTGCGGTGAAGCAGAAATTCTATGAGCGGCTGGCGCGCTTTCTCGCCGCGCGCGGATGCCGCGTTCTCACCTTCGATTATCGCGGCGTCGGCGCCTCCCGCCGTTTCGCCTCGCCGGGCGGCGGATTGCGCGCCTGGGGCGAGCAGGACCTCGCCGGAATCATCGACCATGCAGCGAGGCTCGCGCCGGCGGAGCCCTTGCGCGTCGTCTCGCACAGCGTCGGCGGGCAAATGGTCGGACTCGCCGACAATAACGACCGCATTCGCGCCATGCTGGCGGTCAGCACGCAGATCGGCGATTGGCGGCTGTGGCCGGCCCCGCGCAAATATGCGCTATGGCTGATGTGGCGCGCGCTGCTGCCGATCCCCGCCGCCGTGCTCGGCTATTTTCCGGCGGCTCGGCTCGGCCTCGGCGAGGATCTGCCCAAGGACGCCGCGCTGGAATGGGCGCGCTGGTGCCGCAGCGAGGCCTATTTCGTCGATGCCGCGGGCCGCCCCTTCCCCGGATGCTTCGACCGGTTCACGGGAGCGATTCGCGCGCTGACCATCGACGATGATTGGATGGCGCCGAAGCCGGCGGTGGAGGCGCTGCTGAAGCGCTACAGCCGCGCCCACATAGAGCCGCTGGCGATTCGCGCCGAGAGGCGGGGCATGGGCCATTTCGGCTTCTTCCGCGACCCCGGCCGCCCCTATTGGGACGATTGCGCGCGCTGGCTGCTGGAGAATTGA